Within Amycolatopsis sp. cg5, the genomic segment GCGGCCTGCCCGATCACGATCGGGCCGGAGCCGATGACGAGCACGTGCTCGATGTCAGTCCTTTTTGGCATTTACTTGGCCTTCTCCATCAAGCTGGTGAACTCGTCGAACAGCGGCGCCGCGTCGTGCGGGCCCGCGGCCGCTTCGGGGTGGTACTGCACCGAGAACGCGGGCACGTCGGCGGCACGCAGGCCTTCGACACAGCCGTCGTTCGGGCAGTAGTGGCTGACCTGGGCCGAGCCGAACGGGGTGTCGAACGGCTTGCCGGGCTCGCCTTCGAGCGCGAACCCGTGGTTCTGCGCGGTGATCGCGACGCGGCCGGTCGCCACGTCGATGACCGGGATGTTCACGCCGCGGTGGCCGTAGCGCATCTTGTACGTGCCCATGCCCAGCGCGCGGCCGAGGATCTGGTTGCCGAAGCAGATGCCGAACAGCGGGATCTCGCGCTGCAGCACGGCTTTCGTCAGCTCGGTCGCGTGCGCGGTGGTCGCCGGGTCGCCGGGGCCGTTGGACAGGAACACCCCGTCGGCCTCGATCGCGAGCACGTCCTCGATGGTGCTCGTGGACGGCAGGACGTGCACCTCGATGCCGCGCTGGCTCATCATGCGCGGCGTGTTCGCCTTGATGCCGAGGTCGAGCGCGGCGACCCGGTAGAGGGTTTCCCCTTGCGCGGCCACGACATACGGCTGCTTCGCGGTGACCTCACCGGCGAGGTCGGCGCCCTTCATCGGCGGGCTGGCGAGCACCTCGTCGAGCATGGCCTGGTCGTCGCGCAGCGCGTCGCCGGAGAACACGCCTGCGCGCATCGCGCCGTTCTCCCGCAGGTGCCTGGTGAGCGTGCGAGTGTCCACTTCGGAGATTCCGACGATGCCCTGGTTCGCGAGCTCGTCGTCGAGCGAGCGCACCGAGCGCCAGTTCGACGGTGTGCGCGCCGGGTCGCGGACGACGTAGCCCGCGACCCAGATGCGGTCGGACTCGTCGTCCTCGTCGTTCCAGCCGGTGTTGCCGATCTGCGGCGCGGTCTGCACCACGATCTGGCGGTGGTACGACGGGTCGGTCAGCGTCTCCTGGTAGCCGGTCATCCCGGTGCAGAACACCGCCTCGCCGAGTGTCACACCGCGGGCTCCGTAGGCCGCGCCACGGAAGACGCGGCCGTCTTCGAGTACCAGCGCGGCGGGGGTCCTGGGTGTCACTGGGCACTTCCTTCACTCTTCGCGTGGATCGCTTCGATCCACTGTGGATAGACGTCGGGGTCGCCGCGGAATCCGGTGTCCAGCGGCACGTCGCCGGCCAGCCAGGTGAGCACGAGCAGGCCGTCCATGCCCATCACCTTCCCGGCCATGGCGCCCGACCGGCGGACACCGGTGATCGCTTCGGCGGGGATCCAGAAATCCTGCGCGCCGTCGCGCTCGATCGCGACGCCCGAGTCGTAGAGCCGCCAGGCGGCGTTGGACCGCACACCCGCGCCGCGGGTGACGATCCGGTCCTGCCAGTTCCCGGCGGTGGTGGTGCTGACGTAGAGGCCGGAGTCTTCGAGCTTCGGCTCGCCGAGGTCGTCGGGGATGTCGGCGAAGACCGGCACCTGGACGCTCTGGGTGCGCGCCTTGCGCTTCCAGCCGCGCCACATAGCCCAGCAGCACAGCAGGAAGAAGGCGACGATCGCCAGCGTCAGGAGTAAGCGGTCCATCAGCCGATTTTCCCTTCCCGCGCGGTGATCCGCCCGCGCAGCAGGGTGACGGTCACCACGCCGGGCAGCCGCATTCCCTCGTACGGGGTGTTCGCGGCGATGCTGGCGAGCTCGCGGCCGCTGACCGTCCACTCCGCGTCCGGGTCGACCAGCGTGAGGTTCGCGGGCTCGCCCTCGGCCAGCGGGCGGCCGTGGTCGGTCAGCCCGCCGATCTCGGCGGGCCGTTCGCTCATCACGCGGGCGACGCCGCGCCAGTCGAGCAGTCCGGTGCGGACCATCGTCTCGGCCACGATGGACAGTGCGGTCTGCAGGCCGAGCATGCCGGGGCGGGCGGCGGACCACTCGCAGTCCTTGTCCTGCACGGCGTGCGGGGCGTGGTCGGTGGCGACGCAGTCGATGGTGCCGTCGGCCAGCGCCGCGCGCAGCTTCTCGACGTCGGACCCGGTGCGCAGCGGCGGGTTGACCTTGTTGATCGGGTCGTAGGTCTCGAGCCGATCGTCGGTGAGCAGCAGGTGGTGCGGGGTCACCTCGGCGGAGACCTGCGTGCCGCGCGCTTTCGCCCAGCGGAGTACGTCGGCGGTGCCCGAAGTGGACACGTGGCAGACGTGCAGGCGCGCCTTGGCGTGCTCGGCCAGCAGGCAGTCCCTGGCCACGATGGACTCTTCGGCCGAGGCGGGCCAGCCGGTGTAGCCCAGCCGCGACGCCCGCTCCCCCTCGTGCGCCTGCGCGCCGACGGTCAGCCGGGGTTCCTCGGCGTGCTGCGCGATGACGGCGCCGAGCGCGTTGGTGTACTCCAGCGCGCGGCGCATCAGCAGCGGGTCGGCGACGCAGAGGCCGTCGTCGGAGAAGACGCGGACGTTCGCCTTGGATTTGGCCATCGTGCCCAATTCGGCCAATTTCTCGCCCTTGA encodes:
- a CDS encoding dihydroorotase, translated to MTAVLIKGARLYGEGDPVDVLIDNGVIARIGTIEDAGAEVIEAAGQVLLPGFVDLHTHLREPGREDTETIATGSAAAALGGYTAVFAMANTDPVADNAVIVEHVYQRGQEVGLVDVHPVGAVTVGLKGEKLAELGTMAKSKANVRVFSDDGLCVADPLLMRRALEYTNALGAVIAQHAEEPRLTVGAQAHEGERASRLGYTGWPASAEESIVARDCLLAEHAKARLHVCHVSTSGTADVLRWAKARGTQVSAEVTPHHLLLTDDRLETYDPINKVNPPLRTGSDVEKLRAALADGTIDCVATDHAPHAVQDKDCEWSAARPGMLGLQTALSIVAETMVRTGLLDWRGVARVMSERPAEIGGLTDHGRPLAEGEPANLTLVDPDAEWTVSGRELASIAANTPYEGMRLPGVVTVTLLRGRITAREGKIG
- a CDS encoding transporter, with amino-acid sequence MDRLLLTLAIVAFFLLCCWAMWRGWKRKARTQSVQVPVFADIPDDLGEPKLEDSGLYVSTTTAGNWQDRIVTRGAGVRSNAAWRLYDSGVAIERDGAQDFWIPAEAITGVRRSGAMAGKVMGMDGLLVLTWLAGDVPLDTGFRGDPDVYPQWIEAIHAKSEGSAQ
- the carA gene encoding glutamine-hydrolyzing carbamoyl-phosphate synthase small subunit; this encodes MTPRTPAALVLEDGRVFRGAAYGARGVTLGEAVFCTGMTGYQETLTDPSYHRQIVVQTAPQIGNTGWNDEDDESDRIWVAGYVVRDPARTPSNWRSVRSLDDELANQGIVGISEVDTRTLTRHLRENGAMRAGVFSGDALRDDQAMLDEVLASPPMKGADLAGEVTAKQPYVVAAQGETLYRVAALDLGIKANTPRMMSQRGIEVHVLPSTSTIEDVLAIEADGVFLSNGPGDPATTAHATELTKAVLQREIPLFGICFGNQILGRALGMGTYKMRYGHRGVNIPVIDVATGRVAITAQNHGFALEGEPGKPFDTPFGSAQVSHYCPNDGCVEGLRAADVPAFSVQYHPEAAAGPHDAAPLFDEFTSLMEKAK